CCGGTTCGGGCTCTTGAGGCTGGACGAGCTCGACTTCGACCTCGGGCAGTACGTCGCGCGGCCCCAGCTCGAGCTGCGGCAGGGGCAGATCGACAGGCCGGGCGGGAACAACCTCCACCGCGGCTTCCGGCCTCACCTCCTGCTCGAGCGGCGCAGCCAGTTCGACCTCGGCCTGAGGCAGCGCGACCTCCAAACGGCTGGGCTCGAGCAGAACAGCGACTGACGCCACCGGCTCGGCGGCCTCTTCGACCGCGAGGGGCTGAGGCGGGCTGGGCGCTATCGCCACCACCGGGTCCGGCGCCTCAAGCTCGGCACGCTCGGGCTCCGCAAGCTCGGGCTCCTCAACCACGGGCAGCGGTTCCGGCGGCGCCACCTCGGCCCTCTCGAGCGGAGGCAGCGGCTCGGCTACAGGCTCAGGGGTCTGTACCTCCAGCGCCTGCACCTCGGGGGCCGGTACATCAGGGGCCGGTAGGGAGGCCTGAGCCGGCACGGGTTCAGGCGGCAGGACCGGCTCGGGAGCCGGCAGCTCCGCGGGCGCCGCCGCGACCTCGGCCGGAGGCACGGGAGGCGTCGGGGTCAGCTCAGGCTCGGCGACAGCAGCCTGCGTTATCCCTGCTGGGGCTATGGCCTCTGGAGCTATGGCCTCTGCAGTCGCAGCCTCCGGGGCCTCGACGACCAGCGGCTCGAGCGCCGCTTCGGCCGGGCCGCTGTCCGCGCCCGGAGGGCCCACGTCGATGACGAAGTAGCCGGGCTGCTCGGCGACCTCCGGCGCCCGGTAGAGGAGCGCGAAGAGGAGCAGGAAGGCCAGGTGCAGAGTGAGCGACAAGAGCAAGGCGCGGCGCCTGTCGGCGTCCCGCCAGAGGCGCGGCAGGTTCCCTACGGAGCTCAGCCGCACGCGTAACGCCTTTCCACACAAGGCCGGGCGGTAGGGCGGCGACGGTTTATACGCTTGTTCATCCGTCCCACAGCGCTAGTTCTGAGTGGCGATGGCGATCTGCTGAGCGCCCGCGGCCTTGATGAGGTCCATCACCCTCACCGCCGTGCCGTGGGGGACGGTGTGGTCGGCGCGCAGGACCACCACGCCCGAGGGCGTCGCCGCCAGGCGCGTTCTCAGCAGGTTTACGAGCTCGCCCTCAGGAACCTCACCGTCCTCAAAAAAGATCACCTGGTCCCTGCTGATCGTCACCGTGGGCACGTCGGCGGGGCTCGCCGCGCCGCTCTGCGCGCTTGGCAGGTCTACCGGCAGGCCCATCTCGGAGGTCACGAAGGTCGTCGTCACCATGAAGAAGATGATCAGCAAAAAGACCACGTCGACCATCGGCGTCAGGTCGAGCGCCAGGTTGCGGCGCAGGCCGGTGTCCTTAAGGCGCCGCGACGGTCTCATAAGGCTCTCTCACTACAGGCTCTCTCACTACCTCGGGAGCGGAGCCGCGCCTGCTCTCGCGCCTCGAGGCGATCTGGGCGACCATGCCCATGAGCTCCTCGCGGCGGCGGTCGATCTCCAAAAAGATGCGGTCCACCTTGCTCGACAGGTAGTTGTGGCCGATCAGGGCCGGAATCGCCACGATGAGCCCGGCGGCCGTGGTGACGAGCGCCTGGCCGATGCCGCCCGCCAGCGTGGCCGCGTTGCCGACGCCCGACACGCTGATCTGGCCAAAGGCGATGATCATCCCCGTCACGGTCCCCAACAGACCCAACAGCGGCGCGATCTGCGCAATGGTCGAGAGCGCGCGCAAACCCTGCGTCAGGCTCTGCTCCTCCTCCAAGGACGCCTCCCCAAAGGCCGCCTCGACCGCCGCCTTGCCGTAGGGAAGCCGTGACAGCGCCCCGTGAAGAACGCGCGCCACCGGCCCGCCGTGGTCCTCGCAGGAGATGAGCGCAAGCTCTAGGTTGCGCTCGCGCAGGGCCTCGCCCACCCTGACCATGAGCGCGTCGGCGCGGACGCGCTCCCTGGACAGCTTGAGGAGGCGCTCGAAAAAGACGTAGAGCGCGTAGAGCGAAATAACCAGGATGATGACGAGAACCGGCCCGCCGCTGAGGAGAAGATCCATAACCGCAGCCACTCTAGCAAACCCTGCTTGAGGGTGATGAGAGATAGGTAGCTCGAGCGCCTTGTGCCGCTCTCACTCTCCTGTTCTTTGCGGGCCCAGCGACTCAGCCGGTATTCCTCATGCCTGCCGACACCCCGGTCAGGCTGACCAGGACGGCATACTCGAGCCTCTCCCGCTCAGGGCTCGGCATCAACAGATATAGACATTACCTCGATGACTGATGTATCCTTGGGGTGATGATCGGGAACTGCGTAGCGGGCCCCGGTCACTTTTTTGGCAGGACCACCAGACCGGCTCCTGACCAGGAGCCGTGACGCTTGCGGAATTTCGAGGCAATAATCTGCCAGTCCTCGTAGGCTCTCTTGCCCATCACATAGCGCCCGATAGGTGATACGACCAGATCTGCAAGCTGCAACCCGGCAATATTCTCATGCTTGTTCCCGATGTCCAGTGAAGCGATGCACCTGCTAATCCGCGAACCACGAAGGAAGCGGGTGCCCTGAAGCTGGACGTTCCGCCAGGCAAGTTGAAGCTGCTCGTCTAAAGGGTATCCACGAGCTTCGACAACGACGCGGCCCGGCGTTTCATCACCAAGGGACATACAGAAGCGCTCGACGACAACATCCAAGCTCAGCATGTAAGGATCAAGTGCTGCCAGACCATAACGGGCCAAGTGCTCATCTTTGCGAATGGCGCAGGCAACAACCTCATAGTTCCAATTACGCATGAGCGCATTTAGGCGGACGTAGAACGCTTGCCTGAAGGCGGCATCCTTCAGCCCTTCAAAACCTCGACGGTTACGTGTCAGATCGGAGGTGTGGAGGATCAGCGTCTCGGTACCAAAAAGCTCACGTTTAAAGGCGTCGAGTTCGGGTTGAATGACCTGAAGCGCATAGGCCTCGTCAACGATCACACCTCCCAGGACGAACATGGGATAACTTGGGTCTATTTTTATCAGGCTGTGGTCACCCGACTCATCAAGATAGAGTACCTTCACACCTGCTAGCCGGTATTCCGCATCCCCGCCGACACCCCGGTCAGGCTGACCAGGACGGCGTACTCGAGCTCCTCCCGCTCCGGGCTCTCGGCCGGCAGCTTGCGCAGGCGGCCCAGCAGCTCGACCTGCAGGTAGGAAATCGGGTCCACGTAGGGGTTGCGCAGGTCGATGGCGCGCGCCAAGGTGCCGTCACTCTCCAAGAGCGGCTTGCCCGTCGCCGCCGACACGGCCGCCACGCTGCGCGCGTGCTCGTCCCTGACCCTGGTCCAGAAGCGCTCGCGTAGCGCCTCGTCGGGCACCAGCATGGTATAGGCCTCGAAGATGCGCAGGTCGGCCTTGGCCAGGCTCATCTGCGCGAAGTCGGTGATGACCCTGAAAAAGGGCCAGCCCCCGTACATCTCGGCGAGCAGCCCGCCGTCGAGGCGGGCTAGACCGGTGCCGAAGCCGTACCAACCGGGCAGGTTGGCGCGGCACTGGGTCCAGGAAAAGACCCAGGGGATGGCGCGCAAGGAGGAGAGCGTTCTCTCGCCGCCGCGCCTGGCGGGCCGTGAGCCGATGTTGAGCCTCGAGATCTCCTCGATGGGCGTGACGCTGTGGTAGAAGTCGAGAAAGCCGGGGTCCTCCAAAAAGTCGCGGTAGAGCCCGCGCGAGGCTTTGGCCGCCCCCTCGAGCGCCTCCCGGTAGCCTTGCGGCACCTCGGACACGCCGCCGCGCGCGTCGCGCGCCGAGGAGAGGATAAAGGCGTGAACGACCTGCTCGAGGTGCCGGTGGGCCAGGTCGGGGTCGGCGTAGCGGTCGCTCATCGCCTCGCCCTGCTCGGTGAGGCGCATCCGTCCGCCCAGGGAGCCCGGCGGCTGAGCCAGGATCGCCTGGCCCGCCGGTCCGCCGCCCCGGCCGATGCTGGTGCCCCGGCCGTGAAAGAGCCTGAGCGGCACCCCGGCCTCCCGGCAGACCGCGGCGATGTGCTCCTGCGCCTGGTAGAGCGCCCAGTTGGCCGCCAGGAAGCCCGCATCCTTGTTCGAGTCGGAGTAGCCGATCATCACCTCCTGCACCCCGCGCCGCCTGACGTGCTCGAGGTAGCTCGGCAGGCCGAAAAGCCTCTCCAAAACACCGGGGGCGTTCTCGAGGTCGGTGACCGTCTCGAACAGCGGCGTGGCGTCCAACTCCCTGACCCCCGCCTGCTTGGCGAGGACGAGCACCTCGAGCACGTCCGAGACGCCCTCGGTCATCGAGACGATGTAGGAGCCCGTCGCCTCCTCGCCCTTGCTGCGCTGGACGCCCCGGAAGACCTCGAGGAAAAGGAGCGCCCGCCGCGTCTCCTCCCCTAGCAGCGCGTCCGGCGGCGCCAAGGGCCGGGGCGAGGCGAGCTCCGCGGCCAGCAGGGCGATGCGCGCCTCCTCGTCCAGTTCGGCGTAGCCTCCGAGGCCCGCGAAGCGCAAGAGGTCGGCCACCGCCTCCTCGTGCTTTTTAGCGTGCTCGCGCAGGTCCAAGGCGGCCAGGTGAAAGCCGAAGGAGGCGGCGCGGTAGCGGACCGGCCGCACAAAGGCGTCCGCGACGCGCCTTCCCTGGCCCAGGCGCAGGGTCTCCTCGATGAGGCCCAGGTCGCGCCCGTAGCCCGCCGAGCCGCCGCGGTAGAGGCCGTCTTCGCCCGCCAGCTCCGCCTGGAGCGCGCCGTGCATATAAAAGAGCTTGCGGCGGTAGGGCTCGCCCGCGAAGCGCGGGGCCAGCCCGGCCCCCTCCTCGAGCGCGGCGAGGTCGTCGCGGAAGCTCTGCGTCAGGGACACCCGCGCCTCCCACTGCGAGAGGCGCTGGACCAGGCTGTCTATGTCGGCGAGGTGCGCCCCCAGGGCCAGCTGCGACTGAAGCCGGTAGGCCTCGGCGGTGACCTCCGGGGTGACGTTGGGGTTGCCGTCGCGGTCACCGCCGATCCAGGAGCGGAACCTCATGACGGGGGTCAGCGCGCGCGCGGGTTTCCGGCCGTAGTAGACCTCGAGGGCGCGCTCGAGGTCGAGCATCAGCCGGGGCAGCGTAGCGAGAATCGAGCGGCGAAAGTAGTAGAGCGCCGACTTGACTTCGTCCAGAACGGTAGGCTTCTCCGCGACCAGCTCGCGGGTCTGCCACAGGCTGGCGATCTCGGCGTGGATAGCCTCCTCGAGCGCCCCCCGCTCCTGCGGCAAAAGGACGCGCTCCGAGAGTTCACGCAGGGCCGAGCCGACGCGCTCGAGCTTGAGCCTGACGGTGTAGCGCTTGACCTCGGTGGGGTGCGCGGTCAAGGTGAGGCCGATGTCCAAGCCTTCGATAAAGCGCCGCGCTTCGCTGTAGCTCCAGCCCTCGTCCTTGAGCGCCTTGACCGCCGCCGCCACCGTCTCGCGGCGCGGCGCGTCCTTGGTGGCCTGACCCTCGCGCAATCTGTTCACGCGCACCCGGTGGATCTCCTCGGCCACGTTGATGAGCTGGAAGTAGACAGTAAAGGCCCGCAACAAGCCCTCGGCTTCGCTCAGACTGAGTCCGGCGATCAGCGCTCTCAGCCGCCCCCGCGCCGCCGCGTCCTCGGGCTCGGCGCGCAGGTGCTTGGTGAGGCTCCGCACCTCCTCGACGAGATCGAAGAGGCGCCTGCCAGAAAGCTCCTGCAAGACCGTCCCCAGCGCCCGGCCCAAAAAGTCCACATCGGCCTTGAGCTGGTCGAAAGCCTCCTCGTTACGCTCACCTTGCCCGCTCATAGACCCGTGGGACATGCTCGCCTCCAAAACAATCGAAAATTGAAGATTCAAGATTGAACATTGAAAATCAGCCCGCAATCTTCAATGTTTAATTTTCAATCTTTAATCGCCCTTTTGCCACTGCACCCGCTCGATGCTCTTGGCCCGGTTGCCGCTGAGCTCGAGCACCACCCCATGAAGCGTGCCCGGCCCTTCCGACGGCTTGTAACGCTTGGGCAGGCGCGTCACGAAGCGGTAGTGGACCTCCTCGAAGCGCAGGCCGATGGCCGAGTCCTGCGCGCCCGTCATGCCCACGTCGGTGATATAGGCGGTGCCGCCGCTGATCCCCTCGTCAGCCGTCTGCACGTGGGTGTGGGTGCCGACGACCGCCGCGACGCGCCCGGCCAAGTGGTAGCCCATCACCTTCTTCTCGCTCGTCGCCTCGGCGTGAAAGTCCACCACGACGGTCTCGCCAGTGGCGGTCTCGAGCAGGCCGTCGAGCGCTCTAAAGGGGCAGTCGAGCGGGTCCATGAAGATGCGGCCCATCGCGCAGGCCACCGTCACGCGCTCGCCCGTGCGCGCCGTAAAGGAGGCGTAGCCCAGGCCCGGCGTGCCCGGCGGGTAGTTGAGCGGGCGCAAGAGCCGCGGCGTCTCCTCGACGAGTTCCAGAGCCTCGCGGTTGTCCCAGGCGTGGTTGCCGAGTGTGACCACGTCGATACCGGCGGCGATCATCTGCGAAAAGTGCTTGCGGGTGATGCCGAAGCCCCCGGCGGCGTTCTCACCGTTGGCGATGATGAAGTCGAAGTCGCTCCGGTAACGCCCCAGGTAGTCTTGCATCACCTCGAGGCCCGGTTTGTCGCAGATGTCGCCGATGAAGAGAACGCGCATAAGAAAGGATAACAGGACCAAGGAAAATTATCCGAATCTAGCTGGCGCTAGTTTTCCTGAGCCTTTGCTATCTCGTCTAGCGTTTCCCGAATGATCTTTAGCCATCTATCCTTTACGGCCAACACCTCGGAGATAGTGAGATAGCGATCTCCTATTTTTACTGTCCACCAAAAGCGGTTCTCAATCTTGTAAATAAAGCCCTCATCGAAAAGCTCGGCCAACCGACTTAGATAGCTTTCACCAATTTGCGGATAGCCCTCGATATCCCTGAGATGATTACGAAAGTCACCCTGGACGCGAAAAACACCAAAATTGAAGTCGAAAAGTTGAGACTTCAGTTTCAGCGAGTTCTGACCTGGCTCGACGTATAAGCCAATATCTCTTGCCTCATCAAGAAAGGACCTCAATTCGTTGGCCGTTTGTTCATCTGCGTGAAGGTCTTCAAAAAATACCTGCTCGCTAATCTTTGTTCGTTTAGTACCAGCAACGGCCTCAGTCCTTGCTTCAGTTGGGACTTCCGCCGTTATTTGACCGTCTTCAATCCGCACAACAGCCCGCTCGATTTCAACGGTTTGTGTGATAACTCTTGGCTGTATGAAATAGCTTGAATTGGCGTGATTCGGCAGCTTGAAAATACCGAGTTCAACCAACGCAAAACTGAAATTCAAATGGGCGTGCTGCTGCAAAAAGTCGGCGATCTGCTCAACATTTTTTCGTATGCCGTCACCAACAATCAAAAGCAAAAAGCGACCCCGGCGCAAGTTGCGTGACACGCTATCTACAAAATCGCTCTCGTCAATTTCTTCAGTTCTCTCGGAGACCAACTTGTATAGCGACTGCTGACCGCCTTCTTGGGCTCCACTGATTGCTTTTTGTAAATCAGCGTAACTCCACCTACTTACTTCTTTGGCGTAATCCAAAATCTGCCCTACAACTTCCCGCCGCGCTTCCGGGTTCTGCCACAGTTTGCACTCAACGAGTGTTAATAAACCCGTCTGATTGATGAACAACATGTCAACAGGGCCAACCTTTGTTCTCAACTCCCGACATACAGGTATCAAGGGACCAAAGACAGGCTCGATCTCATAGATGGGCATGGCTTGATGGTGAGTGAAGATAAAGTTCTGCACCCATTTCTCATTAAATATGCCTGTAACTGGTTCTAAGCGGTGAACTCGATCTTCACTTATGACGTAGGGTATGCCATGCTGTCGGCTCATAATTTCATTCTCTCCCTATTTTGCTTGCCTCTTCTGTACGTCGCACCACTCGAGCCAATTCTCCTCCGCCAGCCCTACAGAAAGCTTGTTGTCCACCCTCACTAGCGGCTGCACCATCAGGCTGGGATCGTCCAAGAGCTTTTGCATCATCGCCTCGTCGGGAACGCGCATGTACTGAAGCCCCTGCCTCCTATAGGCCTTGCCCTCTTGGTCGATGAGCGCGCTTAAGCCGAACCTCCGCACGAAGCGCCCAAACTCGCCCGGCGCCATGGGCCGCTGCGCGAGGTCCACGAAGTGAGGCCTATAGCCGCGCTCCTTGAAAAACCTCAGCGCCTTTTTGGTATCCTGTGATTTGCTAGTGCCGAAAATCTGCACGTTCATGGGGTCCACGTTCATGGGGTCATTGTACCCAGTGCCTCGGTAGCCGGTGCCTCAGCGGTGGAGCCGGGCGCGCACAAGTTTAGCAATTATTTCTTCCTCTTCTTGAGTGGCTCACGTCACGCGACACCTTCCCTCTCCGCCAGGCGCTGGACGGCTCTGACAATCCTGCGCACGTCTCTCAGGCTCTTCTCATCGGCCAGGACGAGGAGCCTGTCCCTTTCCTCCACAGTGGTCGCTCCCCGAGGAACGATAAAGGTGTCGCCGCGGCTGATGAGGACAACCAGCGCCCCTTCAGGTAGCCCCAGCTTGACGATGGTCCTGCCGGCAGCGGGTGAGCCTTCCGGCACTTCGACCTCCACAAGCTCGCTGCTGATGTTTGCCATCTGCTCGAACTCGAGGGGGTAACGCCGCCTCTCGACGAGCGGCGCGTCCACCTCGAGCCACCTGGCGACGAAAGGCATCAACGGACCCTGCAGGAGGACGGACGTCAGCACGATGAAAAAGACCAGGTTGAAGATGAGCTCGGCTTGTGCGACGCCGGCGATCAGCGGGAACGTCGCCAGAATGATGGGCACGGCGCCCCGCAAGCCCACCCAGGAGATGATGGTCATTTCCCTCACGGTCATCTTTGCCAACAAGGTGGTGAAGACACCCAGAGGTCGCGCGATAAAAATCAGGAACAGCGAGAGCAGCAGGCCAACCCACACGACCGACAAGAGCTGCGAGGGAAACACCAGGAGACCAAGCGTGAGGAACATGGCTATTTGCATCAGCCAGGCGAGGCCGTCGTGGAAGCGCGCGATGCTCCTCTTGTGAATGAAGTCGTAATTGCCCATCACCAGACCCGCGATGTAAACCGCCAGGAAGCCATTGCCGCCAATCAAGGGCGTGAGGCCGTAGACGACCATCACCACCGACAGGGTGAACACCGGGTAGAGGCCGTCATACCCCAAGTCGATCCGGTTGATGCCCCACACCACCAGCCTGCCCAGCAGGTAACCGAGCAGGCCGCCCAGGAGCATCTGCTGGAAGAACATGGGCACCAAGCTCAAAACGGAGGCGTCGGGCTCGGTGAGCAGCGTGATGAAGCCAACCGTCAGGAAGATGGCCATGGGGTCGTTGCTGCCGGACTCGAACTCGAGGGTGCGCTTGATCCGTTCCTGCAGGCCGGTGCTGCGCGACCTCATCACCGCAAACACCGCCGCGGCGTCCGTGGACGACACGATGGCGCCCAGCAGGAGGCCCTCGAGGAGTGAAAAATCGAGAAGGACCATAGCGACAAGACCAACGCTGATAGCCGTGATGAAGACCGCCACCGTTGACAGACCCAACCCCGCCCAGAGGACCGGGCGCACGCTCTGCCAGTTCGTGTCGAGGCCACCCGAGAAGAGGATGAAGGCCAGCGCCACTACGCCCAAGGACTGAGCCAATTGCGGGTTGTCGAAATCAAGCCCGCCCACGCCTTCAGAGCCCGCCAGGATGCCGATCACCAGGAAAAGGACCAGGGAGGGCACGCCCAGCCTGCCGGAAGCTTTGCTCGCCAGGATACTGAGGAGCAGCAAGATGCCCGTGCCCGCCAGGATGAACTCGATCGAAATCACAAACTCAATGCCTTCTCACGCGGGTCGCCCGCGCGTCTGCCGTTCACGATAGGTCCCTGTGCTGGCCGCTTCGCCTGGAGGACGGCTCACGCAATCAGCCCGCCGATGATCGCCGCCACCCGGCGCGCTTCGTCGTCATTGAGCGTGACCATCGGTATGCGCCCCTCGGGATTGTCAGGTGAGACGCCGTAGAGTTCGCGCGTCCCATCATCATGGAGGACGATCAAAGGTGTCACCGCGGCGGGTCTCGATCTCGAACTTGCGGCCGATGCCGGGCAGAGGTGATTCTTGAACTTTGAGCGTCACGGCGTTTCCTCCTAGCAGTAAAGTAAGGTTGCCTTTCTAATTATGCCTCATGTTACCAAGATTCCCTTTGCGGAAAGCCTCAGCCAAAGCCAGCGGCACTTCGGCTTCGGCCTCGACTACCTTGGCGCGCATCTCCTCGACCTTGGCCCGGTTCTCCTGCTCGCTCGCCACGGCCATCGCCCTGCGCTCCTCGGCTTTAGCCTGTGCCACGCGCTTGTCGGCCTCAGCCTGGTCCGTCTGCAGAATCGCGCCGATGTTCTTGCCGACATTGATGTCGGCGATGTCGATGGAGAGGATCTCAAAGGCGGTGCCGGAGTCGAGGCCCTTGTGGAGCACCGCTTTCGAGATGATTTCAGGGCTCTCCAAGACGGCCTTATGGGTTATCGAGCCACCAATCGAGGAGACGACGCCCTCACCAACCCGGGCCATGATGGTCTCCTCGCCCGCACCCCCGACCAGGCGCTCGAGGTTGGCCCGCACGGTGACTCGCGCCGTGCAGATGAGCTGGATGCCGTCCTTGGCGACCGCGGCCACGTCGGGAGTCTGGATGACCCTGGGATTGACGGAGAGCTTGACCGCGTCGAGCACGTCCCGGCCTGCTAGGTCGATGGCGGCGGCGCGGTCAAAGGGCAAGGCGATGCGCGCCTTGTCGGCGGCGATGAGCGCGTCCACCACGCGGTTGACGTTGCCGCCGGCTAGGTAGTGGGCCTCCAGTTCATCTTGATTGACCTCGATGCCTGCCTTGTCGGCTTTGATGAGCGGCAGGATGATCTGGTGCGGTGAGACGCGCCGCAGGCGCATGGCGACCAGGCTGCCCAGGCTGACCTTGACGCCGGCAGCAATCGCTGAAATCCAGAGTCCAACGGGAATAAAGCTGAAGAGAATGATGAAAAAGAGCAGGCCAGCACCCGCAAAAATCAAGACCACCATGTTCATTCGTGACTCCTCTTTCGTGACTCCTCTATAGTTCGTGACTCCTCTATAGAAGGACTGACTTTCTAATTATCAACCAAAAGGAAGGCCCAAATCCGTCATTCCGGCTGCTGCACCCCTCGCACTGATGGTGATGGGTGGCAAGCGACTAGTGCCTTTGCGGGTGTCTCGGCAGGCTCGAGTACCACGACCTCAGTCACTTCAGGCACGGGAAACGGATACTTGAAACCAGTCTCAGGGATTCAGGGCAGGCAAAAAGCCTGCCCTGAGCAGCCGGTTCTTACGTCGCCTTGTGAGCCAGAGAGCGCTGCGGTTGCCTCTGCCGGTTCTTGAACCACACGATCATCGGCGCCATGATGAAGATGCTCGAGTAAACACCAAAGCCGATACCGAGTAGGAGCGTCAGGCTAAAGTCACGCAGCACGCTGCCCCCGAAAAGGAACAAGGCAAGAACCGGGAGGAGGGTCGTGAAGGAGGTCATCACCGTGCGGGAAAGCGTCTGGTTCACAGCCAGGTTGATGATGTCAGCGTAACTGGCTCCGCGGGTGGTCCTGAGGTTCTCGCGGATGCGGTCCGCAATGACAATCGAGTCGTTAAGCGAGTACCCCACAACGAAAAGGAGTGCCGCTAAGACGGGGATGCTGAACTCCGCGCCTGTGAGCGCAAGCACACCCAGCACGAGGCCGACATCATGCGCTGTGGTAATGACTGTCGAGATCGCGACGATCCAGTTGGGCCAGAAGCGAAAGCCGAGGTAAGCGAGAACCAGGCCGAAGGAGACGAGCATGGCGAGCCACGCTCCCGTGCGCAGCTCCTCGCCGATCGCAGGCCCAACGAAGTCGCTTTGCAGCACGCTGCTCCCAGCTACGGCTGCACTCAAGCGAGCTGGGAACGACTCCCCTTGAGCCCCCAGCGTACCCACCCGGACTGACACCTCCTTGCCGGAGGTGGTGGCGTCTTGCACCTCCTGAACCGTCGCACTAGCCCCCGTAAGGCCCGCGTAGTCCAGGCCGTCGATTGCTGAACGGACCTCGTCAACCGTAACGCTCTCAGGGACATTCAGCAGAACCGTAGTGCCGCCGCTGAAATCGGTGGAAAAGCGAAAGCCTACCGTCAGGACCAGCACCAGTGAAGCCACGGCGAGCAAGCCGGAGATGCTCATGGTGACTGGCGCCAGTTTGAGGAAGCCAAAGCTCGGAGTTCTGAAGCCTTGGAGCATGAGGGGACGCTTGAAGCGGTAAGTCAGCACATCAAGCATGAAGGGCACCACGACGGTGTTAACGAAGACCGAGGCGATGATGCCGATAGCCAGCGTGATAGCAAACCCCCGCACCGGGCCGCTCGTGTACTGGTAGAGGGCAGCTGCCGCGAAGAGCGTGGTGACGTTCGCGTCGATGATGGCGGATAGCGAGTTCTGAAAGCCGCTCCTCATGGCGAGACGCAAGCTTTTCCCTGCCCGCAGTTCCTCCTTGATGCGCTCAAAGGAGATGACGTTGCCGTCGACCGCCGCACCGATGGTGAGAACCAAGCCCGCTAAACCAGGCAAGGTGAGGACCGCACCCAGTCCCGCTAGGACCCCGAAAATCAGCAGCATCACGTAAGCCAGGCTGAGGGACAAGACGCCGCCGAAGAGAGGCCCATAGTAAAGCAGGATGGTTACGACGACCGCGAGAGTGCCGATCGCCCCCGCGACGAGCCCGGCACGAATCGAGTCAGCGCCAAGCGTCGGCCCGATGCTGCGCGTCTCCTCGACCTGAAGTGAAATCGGTAGGCTGCCACTGCGGAGGACCAGCGCCAGGTCACTGGCCTCGTTGAGGTCCGCCATGCCGCTAATCTGACCCTGGTCACTGATGCGGCTCTGGATGGTCGGAGCGCTGACGACATTGCCGTCCAGCACGATGGCCATCCGGCGGCCGACGTTGGCGGCGGTGAAGTCACCGAACTCTTGCGCAAACTCGCTCCCAACCTCGAAGCCCACGATAGCCCCGCCCATCACCGCGCCGGACGAGCTGCGGTTGAAGTCAGCGTGGGCGCTGCGCAGGATCTCACCGGTGAACGCAGCAGGCTCGAGGGCTGCCTCGGTGAGCGGCTCGCTGGCCTCGGGCCTCACCAGCCGGAACTCGAGCACCGCCTGCTGGCCAATCAGGTCAAGCGCCCGCTGGGTGTCGCCTGTGGTGAGGCCCGGTAGTTCGACTACGATGCGGTTGTCGCCGCTTGTTTGGATGAGGGGTTCAGCCACCCCAAAGGCGTTGATGCGGTTTTCTATGACGGTGCGTGCCCCTTGCAGGTCCTCACGGAGCGGGGTGCCCTCCGAAGCCTGCAGGACAACCCGCAGACCGCCCTTGAGGTCGAGACCAAGGTTGATTCGTGCTTCTTCAGCGGCACGCCACGGCTGCCACAGGTAAAGAAAGGAAACAAAGAGCATTAACAGGACGAGCAGTCCTGTAGCGGAACGTCGGTTCATGGTCTTCTCCAACTGCTAGTGAAGGTTTGATGATACGCAACGCGTCAGGCGTTGCTTCCAGATTACTAAGCTATGACCCAGCGTGGTGGGACAGTCAGCTTGGGTTATCCGCCTTCGAGTTGGAGCTTGCGAGTCAGATAAAGCAGATGAGGTGAACTGACGGCAGGTGTCAGGGCAGC
This portion of the Deinococcota bacterium genome encodes:
- a CDS encoding YmdB family metallophosphoesterase yields the protein MRVLFIGDICDKPGLEVMQDYLGRYRSDFDFIIANGENAAGGFGITRKHFSQMIAAGIDVVTLGNHAWDNREALELVEETPRLLRPLNYPPGTPGLGYASFTARTGERVTVACAMGRIFMDPLDCPFRALDGLLETATGETVVVDFHAEATSEKKVMGYHLAGRVAAVVGTHTHVQTADEGISGGTAYITDVGMTGAQDSAIGLRFEEVHYRFVTRLPKRYKPSEGPGTLHGVVLELSGNRAKSIERVQWQKGD
- a CDS encoding arsenate reductase family protein, encoding MNVDPMNVQIFGTSKSQDTKKALRFFKERGYRPHFVDLAQRPMAPGEFGRFVRRFGLSALIDQEGKAYRRQGLQYMRVPDEAMMQKLLDDPSLMVQPLVRVDNKLSVGLAEENWLEWCDVQKRQAK
- a CDS encoding MotA/TolQ/ExbB proton channel family protein, which codes for MDLLLSGGPVLVIILVISLYALYVFFERLLKLSRERVRADALMVRVGEALRERNLELALISCEDHGGPVARVLHGALSRLPYGKAAVEAAFGEASLEEEQSLTQGLRALSTIAQIAPLLGLLGTVTGMIIAFGQISVSGVGNAATLAGGIGQALVTTAAGLIVAIPALIGHNYLSSKVDRIFLEIDRRREELMGMVAQIASRRESRRGSAPEVVREPVVREPYETVAAP
- a CDS encoding biopolymer transporter ExbD; the protein is MRPSRRLKDTGLRRNLALDLTPMVDVVFLLIIFFMVTTTFVTSEMGLPVDLPSAQSGAASPADVPTVTISRDQVIFFEDGEVPEGELVNLLRTRLAATPSGVVVLRADHTVPHGTAVRVMDLIKAAGAQQIAIATQN
- the ppc gene encoding phosphoenolpyruvate carboxylase; translation: MSHGSMSGQGERNEEAFDQLKADVDFLGRALGTVLQELSGRRLFDLVEEVRSLTKHLRAEPEDAAARGRLRALIAGLSLSEAEGLLRAFTVYFQLINVAEEIHRVRVNRLREGQATKDAPRRETVAAAVKALKDEGWSYSEARRFIEGLDIGLTLTAHPTEVKRYTVRLKLERVGSALRELSERVLLPQERGALEEAIHAEIASLWQTRELVAEKPTVLDEVKSALYYFRRSILATLPRLMLDLERALEVYYGRKPARALTPVMRFRSWIGGDRDGNPNVTPEVTAEAYRLQSQLALGAHLADIDSLVQRLSQWEARVSLTQSFRDDLAALEEGAGLAPRFAGEPYRRKLFYMHGALQAELAGEDGLYRGGSAGYGRDLGLIEETLRLGQGRRVADAFVRPVRYRAASFGFHLAALDLREHAKKHEEAVADLLRFAGLGGYAELDEEARIALLAAELASPRPLAPPDALLGEETRRALLFLEVFRGVQRSKGEEATGSYIVSMTEGVSDVLEVLVLAKQAGVRELDATPLFETVTDLENAPGVLERLFGLPSYLEHVRRRGVQEVMIGYSDSNKDAGFLAANWALYQAQEHIAAVCREAGVPLRLFHGRGTSIGRGGGPAGQAILAQPPGSLGGRMRLTEQGEAMSDRYADPDLAHRHLEQVVHAFILSSARDARGGVSEVPQGYREALEGAAKASRGLYRDFLEDPGFLDFYHSVTPIEEISRLNIGSRPARRGGERTLSSLRAIPWVFSWTQCRANLPGWYGFGTGLARLDGGLLAEMYGGWPFFRVITDFAQMSLAKADLRIFEAYTMLVPDEALRERFWTRVRDEHARSVAAVSAATGKPLLESDGTLARAIDLRNPYVDPISYLQVELLGRLRKLPAESPEREELEYAVLVSLTGVSAGMRNTG
- a CDS encoding DUF3800 domain-containing protein — its product is MKVLYLDESGDHSLIKIDPSYPMFVLGGVIVDEAYALQVIQPELDAFKRELFGTETLILHTSDLTRNRRGFEGLKDAAFRQAFYVRLNALMRNWNYEVVACAIRKDEHLARYGLAALDPYMLSLDVVVERFCMSLGDETPGRVVVEARGYPLDEQLQLAWRNVQLQGTRFLRGSRISRCIASLDIGNKHENIAGLQLADLVVSPIGRYVMGKRAYEDWQIIASKFRKRHGSWSGAGLVVLPKK